A genomic window from Lycium barbarum isolate Lr01 chromosome 4, ASM1917538v2, whole genome shotgun sequence includes:
- the LOC132637021 gene encoding F-box/FBD/LRR-repeat protein At1g13570-like, which yields MSPSDTSQVSIADEDIISDLPRNVIDCILGKMPIREAIRTSVLSKKWRFYYLTIPNLVFDYKFGRELCEFLARKNCGKFSAFELKYQFNEIVTKSLMLHPGRIEKFEVSIPSSKSTEDPDGSSAVVHGVNKWMLYLSGRSINKLTLICNNDLNYRHKLPPYFFSCPELTFLKLKNFVLSPPLEFKGFLNLYRLQLIGVDFANSCFESFLSSCPVLKRLNLHHCSGIQHFNISSTNLKRLFIEADDELKSISLEKAPNLSEVSVYLKRVVIGPEGNHVSDLVMFVGSLPNVKLLRLDGKCLQLLAEPPVPTMISRSPYSLKILELKSLNFMDFDQISVVVCLLRSAPNLQELSIEASTIKINQDQVSGYLKLLDCADFPLRNLHLVKLTKISFCDPELQFMAFLHRSTPLPVTMIIQSLKQER from the exons ATGTCTCCATCAGACACAAGCCAAGTATCAATTGCTGATGAAGATATAATTAGCGACTTGCCACGGAATGTAATAGATTGCATTCTAGGGAAAATGCCTATACGTGAAGCCATACGAACGAGTGTTCTGTCCAAGAAGTGGAGATTTTACTACTTAACCATCCCAAATCTAGTGTTTGATTACAAGTTTGGCCGAGAGCTTTGTGAGTTTCTCGCCAGGAAGAATTGTGGTAAATTTTCTGCATTTGAGCTCAAGTACCAATTTAATGAAATTGTCACCAAATCTCTTATGCTTCATCCTGGGCGAATAGAGAAATTTGAAGTGAGCATTCCTAGTTCAAAGTCAACGGAGGATCCTGATGGCAGTTCAGCTGTGGTTCATGGTGTGAACAAATGGATGCTATATTTATCTGGGAGGAGCATCAATAAATTAACCTTAATATGCAATAATGATCTAAACTATCGTCATAAGTTACCTCCTTATTTCTTTTCTTGTCCAGAGTTAACATTCTTGAAGCTCAAGAATTTTGTTCTTTCGCCTCCACTAGAGTTTAAAGGCTTTCTAAATCTTTACCGATTACAACTTATTGGGGTTGACTTTGCAAACAGCTGTTTTGAAAGTTTTCTTTCCAGCTGCCCCGTTCTTAAAAGGCTAAACTTGCATCATTGCTCTGGCATTCAACATTTTAATATCAGCAGTACTAATCTTAAGAGGTTGTTCATCGAGGCTGATGATGAGTTAAAATCAATCTCCTTAGAGAAGGCTCCTAACTTGTCTGAAGTTTCCGTTTATCTTAAGAGAGTTGTAATTGGTCCGGAAGGCAATCATGTCTCTGATTTGGTTATGTTTGTGGGTAGCTTGCCTAATGTCAAATTACTTCGTCTTGATGGAAAGTGTCTTCAG CTTCTAGCTGAACCTCCAGTTCCGACTATGATATCAAGATCACCATACTCTCTAAAGATTCTCGAACTCAAAAGTTTAAACTTTATGGACTTCGATCAAATATCTGTTGTTGTCTGCTTGCTGAGAAGTGCTCCGAATTTGCAAGAACTTTCTATTGAG GCTTCAACTATCAAGATAAATCAGGATCAAGTCTCTGGTTATCTAAAACTCCTGGATTGCGCAGATTTTCCGCTTAGGAATCTTCATCTGGTCAAATTAACGAAAATCTCATTTTGCGATCCTGAGCTTCAGTTTATGGCGTTCCTTCACCGTAGCACGCCATTACCCGTGACGATGATCATCCAGAGCTTGAAGCAGGAGAGGTAA